The DNA region TCAACTCTTCCAGTGCATCCGCTGAAGCTCGGCCTTGGAATTTCAGTAGGGATGAGCATTCCCGCGCTGCCTTACTTAGTCGTTCTCATCGTTACTTTAACCTACGTGAGGGGACTTTCCCTCTTGAAAATAGCCCAAATAATCCTTCTCTTAGCGTTTTTATGGCTTTGGGGTGTTTTCGTTGGACTCTACATAGGTGTGAAGCTCAAGGAGCCGATAGTTATAATGAGGGTTTCGAACATAACTCTAACAGCTTTAACGATCTTTGCCCCAGTTTACTACCCCATTGAAGTTCTCCCAAGCTTTGCCCACAAAATTATTCTCCTTTTGCCGACGGCAAGCTGTGCATACCTAGTTCGCTCACTCTATGAGCCCTTAAGTGAGTGGAAAATCGCTTTAGCGAGCTTAACGCTGTGGACTTTGCTTTTTGGAGTTTTGGCCTTTAGGGATGGGATTTTCAAAGAAGAATAAAAAAAGTCAGCTAGCCACCATATCAACGGCTTGCTTAAGTTGCTCCTCAGCCGTTTTTATGTACTCCACAACCTCTTCGCCGGCAAAGCTTAGCGTTTTCGTTGGAAGCTCAACGCCAATACAGCAGGCCTTTTCGCCATCGGAGTATATGAAAGCGTGACAAGGAACTAATGCCCCGATGTCTTTGTTCATCTTCATGAGCTCATAAACGTATTTCGGGTGGCAGATGAAGAGTATCTTATAAGGTGGAACATCGATATTGAGCTTCATCTTGACCTTCTTGCTCGGCATGACTTCGCCAACGACCTTTAAGCCGACTTTTTCGATGGCATCTTTAAACTTTCTCTCTGCTTCTTCAAAGTCCAGACTAACCTGTTTAACGTATTTGTGCATGCTTTTCACCCCATTCAAGGATTGTCCCATACTTATATGCAAAAATAAGCTTTAAAAAGAGTGCAGTTTAAAACTAAAGGTTTATGAAGGCAGATTTCATGAAAAGAAATTCACTAATTTACAAGTAAATAAAAAGAAGAGTCAGTGGCAGCAGCAACCATGCCTTTTGTGACCGTGTTTGTGCCCATGCTCGTGCTTCATCCCCTCTCCCTTAACATATTTTTCAGGATTTGATTCAAATTGGGCTTTGCAGTGTGGAGAGCAGAAGTAGTAGACTTTTCCATTATACTCCAGCTTAAGCTCCGTTTCTTCGCTAACTTCCATTCCACAGACTGGATCAATAGGCATTTCAAGCCACCTCCGCTTCATAGCCAAACTTTGCAATAGCACTAATTAGATCCTCAACTGTGAGCTTTGACTCGTCGTACTCAACAACAGCCTTCTTCTCTTTCAAGCTGACTTCCGCCTTTGCCCCGATCTTCTCTAAAGCTCTTTTAATCGTCATTACACAGTGCTGACAGCTCATATTTTTAACATTCAAAACAACTTCTGCCATGCTAATCACCAGTCTAGACTATGTTTGAAAGCTTATTGTTCTTATTCTTTCCAAAGTGAGAATAGAAAAAGGTCCAAACTTTAAAAATTGACAAATTTACAAGGAGTTGATTATCTCTTTGAGCCTTTCTTCCATAGGCCTCATGAGCTCAACTATCTCATCCCCAGCTACTTTCCAAGCGACACTTGGCAACCCAATTCCCAAATAAACCCCATCCTCTCTAACATAGCCAAAAGCAGTACATGGAATTAGAGCGCCAATGTTCGGGTTGATTTTTACTAACTCCGCAATTACATCTCTATCGCATATGAAAAGCACATGATAATCCGCTATAATTCCATCTTCCCTCTCCACTATGCTGACTGGAACTCGTTCACCAACAATAAGGAATCCTTCCCCTTCAACCCTCTCCTTAAGCTCCTCCCAGAGATCATCCAAGTCCCTCTCAAATTTTTTAACATAGTAAAACTCCATTCTCATACCTCCAAGAACATTCTTTTGTCGCTCGTCTCGACCATTATGCATTTTATAAAGCTATATTCAATGTTTTCCTTTTCTACGAGTTCTCTAATCTCCTCGCTCTCAGCTCCAGGCTGGAACCAAAGTTTTCTAAATCCAGCTTCAATAGCCTCTTTTGCCACTTTAACTCCTACTTTCGGAGGAACAACAAAAACGATTACATCAACATCCTTTGGCAGATCCTTAACGCTCTTGTAGCATTTTAACCCCTCAATCTCATCATAATTTGGATTAACAGGCAGGACTTCAAACCCCTTCTTCTTTAAGTCCTTGAGAATAATGTTTCCATACTTAGCGGGATTAGGGCTTGCTCCTACTAAAGCGATTTTCTTAAAATCTCCCACATTCATTTATATCACCAAAGTTGAATAAACGTTCACCCTTTTTATACCTTGCTGGGCAAAAATGAATAAAAAAGGGCTAAATTTTTCCAACCAAATCTAAACTTACTTTTAGTGTTTCCTTGCCCGGCTCCCAGCTCGCTGGACAGACCTGTCCGGGGTGTTCCCTTACGTACTTGGAGGCTCTAAGTCTTCTGAGTATCTCCTTCGCGCTCCTGCCTATGCTCAAATCGTGCATCTCCATGTGCACAACTTTCCCATCAGGGTCTATTATGAAGGTTGCCCTCCATGAGAGACCTTCCTCCTCGATATATGTCCCGAAGAGCCTTGAAATCTTTCCAGCCGGATCGGCGAGCATTGGGTATCTTATCTTTTTAATTGCTGGTGAAGTGTCGTGCCAAGCTTTGTGAACGTAAGCTGTGTCTGTAGAGACGCTTAAAATTTCTGCACCTTCTTTTTGGAACTCTTCATAGTACTCAGCGAGCTCCTCAAGTTCCGTTGGGCACACAAATGTAAAGTCCGCCGGATAAAACGCTAAAACAACCCACTTGCCTTCGTTAAGATAGTCTGAAAGCTTAATCTTCTTTATTTCTCCTTCGTGGTAGGCATCTGCTTCAAAATCTGGAACTTTTTCTCCAACCCTAATCATTTCGACCACCCCAATTTTTTGGTTTGTATTTCATACTATGTTATATTTATTTATAAACTTTAGGGTTGCCTAACTTTTAAGATGAATATCAAAAACTGCAATAACAAGATCTAAATATAAAAACTTGATTTGAACTCCTTAAAAGCCCTAATAATCATTTTTTTAAGTGCGAATTCTTCAAAAGAATCCAATTTTCGCCGAATCAAATACGAAATAGAAAGAAAAGTTGAAAATCACCCTCCTTGGAGGAGAAGCCCCGGAAGTTGGGGTTGCCTCTGGTTGAGCTCTTGATCTATCATAAAAATAGCCTCTGGGCTGCCCTTTACAAACTTGAGCCTGTCTACAATCCTTTTGACACTCGCTTCCTCCTCAACCTGCTCGTTTATGAACCACTCTAAAAAGGCCCTCGTTGAGTAGTCCTTTTCTTCTTCCGCCAAAGCAGCAAGCTCATTTATACACTTGCTTATGAACTGCTCGTGTTCGTATGCTGCCTCAAATGCATCTAGTGGTGACTTCCACTCCTTTGGTGGTTTTTGGATCTCTTTAAGTTCAACTCTGCCGTTGCGGTCGTAGATGTAGTTGTAGAATCTCAATGCGTGCCCAAGCTCTTCCTCGGCCTGAGCCTTCATCCAAGATGCAAAGCCCTCTAAGTTAATGTCCTCAAAATACGCAGCCATTGAGAAGTACAAGTATGCTGAATAAAGCTCCCTGTTAAGCTGTTCATTTAACGCCTCCAGCATCTTTTCGCTCAACATTCCACCACCCCCATAGAACTATAGAGTAACAAAGTATTTATTTTTTTCTTTTGATTTAATACTTCAGGCATAAAAAGAGATAAAAAGTATTAGAAAAAGGACAAATTTTTTCAAACAATGTTTTCCTTTTCCAATTCTTCCAGTATTTTGATGAACTCTTCGTATTTTCCTTGTGTTATTACCCTTTCAGGCCTAAACGGGCAATCGCAGTAGGGATACTCCAAGAAAGCCTGATAAGTCCCAATTTCCCTTGCTATCTTAACGATTTCCTCTTTGTCCATTCCCAAAAGTGGCCTGTGAATTGGAAATCTAACTCCCATAGTCTCTATGAAAAGGTTCGACAGTGTTTGTGAAGCTACTTGGCCAAGGGAATCTCCTGTAACTATTCCCAAAGCACCATTTTCCTTAGCTATTTCCGCCGCCCGCCTAAGCATTGCTATTTTACACACGACACATGTCCATTCCCTCATTTTCAAGCGGTTTAAAACCACAACATAGGGTTTGAGGATTTCGAAATGGTTCTCCATGATGAGCTCAATGTCCTTTGGGGAGTAGTCGTTGAGAATTTTAACGGTATTTTCTACGACTTTCCTTGCATTCTTTCCTTGGTCAAAGTGCACCGCCATAACCTCGGCGCCTCTCTTCATCATTAAGAAAGCAGCGACCGGGGAATCAATGCCCCCGCTCAAAAGAACAACAACTTTTCCTTGCGTCCCTATGGGCAGGCCGCCGACACCTTTAATCTTCTCAAAGAAAACATACGCCCTCTTGTTTATTATTTCAATTCCAACCACAAGCTCGGGATTTTCCAAATCAACTTTCCAACCAAATTCTCCTACAACGAAAGCACCAATCTCCCTATTGACCTCAACAGAAGTCTTGAGAAAGGTTTTATCCAAGCGTTGAGTTTCAACCCTAAAGCTTTTTGGAGCAAAGCCCTTCAAAGCTTCTCTTAAATAGTCCGGCACTTCATCATAGCTCATCTCTTTCGCAGGTGAAACGGAAACTACTCCTGGAACTTTTGCAATAATTTTGGCTGCTTCATCCGGAGCATCAACGAGTATTCTTCCTCTAATCAGCTTTGCCTTCGCTTTAATCCCCTTTCTCTCCAAGGCCGCCAGAATGTTCTCCATGAGCTTCCTCTCAAATTCTCTCCTTTTTCCCCTCTTTACTGCTATCTCTCCGTATCGAACTAATATCATCTCAACCACCCAGATAGCGTGCAAAGAAGTTTTTAGCCTCTTTTTCATCCTCGGCTCCTCTAACTATCATTCTTCCGCTCTTAAATATCAGTATTTCAGCATAGTCGTCTTCAAACTGGATGAACTGCGACGTCTTGATGTACTCCTTGCCCAAAGAATCGAGCCTTTTAGCGAGCTCATCCAGGCTGATGTTCATCTTCTCGGGAGGAGTTATTTGAATTGAGCCGTCACACATTCTCTCTATCTTCATCTGCTTCTCCAAAAAGACAAAATTGTACCTGACGCAAGCATCACAATCATCTCTTCTTGGGATATCTATCTTCTCAAAGTCAAAGGTTTTGGTATCGAAAAATATCATCTCGCTTTTAACTTCTTCTCCAAGGAGGATTTTAGCCGCTAAAGCAACTGCTATGGATGCAGCTAAGGAGGGGACGTAGCTCATTATACCCGCAACGGCACACGTGGGCATAGGCCTTGAAGGCAATTTTGGCATGAAGCACCTAAAGCACGCTGTCTTTCCTGGAATTATGGGCATCACGTTACCATAAGTGCTTAAAACACCAACGTAAATCCACGGCTTATTGTTCTTAACGCAGTAGTCGTTTATAACTTGTCTCGTATAAATGTTGTCTGTTCCGTCTATTATAAGGTCAGCTTCGTCCAAAAGGTGAACCGTCGAAGGGTTAAGATCTTCAAAGTAGCCTTTAACCCCAAACTTTTCCTTCAAAACATCGACTTTAGGCTTATCGACATCCCCTTCTTCATAGATAGTTCTAGGCAAATCATTGTAGTCCACAAAGTCTCTATCAATAACTATAATCTCACCAACGCCAAGCTTTTTGAGAAAATAAACCTCCCAGCTCCCTAATGCCCCTGCACCAACGACAGCGACTTTAGCTTTGGAAAGCTTTCTCTGTCCCTCTAAACCAATGATTGGGAAGTGTCTTGAAAATACCTCCATTTTCTCACCACCAAACCTTGTTTGTTTCTTCTATTTATGAAGTTATCTTCACAAAATTGGGTAGTTATAAAAGGAGGCAAAATTTTTAATTCTGCCAATTTTGTGAAATAGTAACTTTTCATTTTGCTAAAAATGAAGCCTATAAGCATGATGGAATTTTTAGTAAATTGGTGACATCTATGAAAGCTGAAGTCTGTGAATATTGTGCTGGGGATAATTTAGAGAGAATAAAAAGCATTCTAGAATCAAAAGGACATGAAGTGGAAGTTACAGGATGCATTGGCCTATGCGCTAAATACGGCTGTGGGAGAATTAACGTTAAGATAGGAGAAAAAGAAATATCCGTTGAGAGCTTGGAAGAGTTCAAAAGAACTGTGGAGGCGCTCTAATGGCTAAGGTTTTGATAATAATCTCTACAGCTGAAATAGGGAAAGCTCTAACGGGATTTATGTATGCAGTCAACTCAGTAAGGTATAATTGGCTTGAAGAAGTTGAAGTTGTGCTCTTTGGCCCAATAGAGCGAGAAATTGCAAGAGGAAATGAAAAGCTAATGCCATGGATAGAAAAGCTCAACGACCTCAACAAAACTCCGTATGCCTGCAGAAAGATAGCGGAAGATGAAGGCATTGTGGAGGGCTTAAAGCCATACACAAAGGTGGAATACGTAGGGGCAATCATCTCAAAATTCATAACCGAGGGCTATGTCCCGATGGTCTTTTGATTTTGAACTCTTTTTTTCACAAATTTAATATAACTTCGACGCAAATTTTAATGTGGTGATGCCCATGCAAAGAGCTTTAGTTACACTTACCTCTCCAGAGAGCAAGCGCTTAATTGCTAAAGCTGTTGTGGCTCTGGATGAAGTCCAATACGCCTTAAAGAATGGCTTCGTTTATATAGCAACAGGCACAACAGCCGCTTACATCACGGAGGAGATTTTAGGAGAGAAAATTGAGAAAGAAAAGTGGACTGTCGGGATTATAAGCAAAGGGAGGACTTGTGTAACTCCAAAAGAAACATGGCCTAAACATCTTGTTCTCTACAAAGGGAAGCCTTTCGAAGGTGAACCAATAGAAGCGTTGAAAGAGATGGGTCCTGATGATGTTTTCATCAAGGGAGCAAACGCTATTGATCCAAATTGGAACGTGGCTGTCTTTGCTGCAGCTCCAGATGGTGGAACAATAGGAAAGACCTATGGGTGGACAATAGCAAAAGGCGTGCTCACAATAACCCCCATAAGCCTTGAGAAGTTCGTACCAACACCTGTAGAGTACAGTGCGAAGATAACAGGAACAAGAGTCTTTGACTGGGGAACGGGGCTTTACTCAGCCTTAGTTCCAATCCCACACGCGATTCCAATAACAGAAATCGAAGCTTACGATATCTTAGCAAACGTTGATGCAGTGCCCATAGCGGCTGGTGGCGCTGGCGGAGCAGAAGGGAGCGTAACACTCGTTTTGGAGGGCGAAGATGAAGACATGGAGAGAGCAAAGGAAATAACTAAACAAATCAAGGGCGAGCCATACCTAAAACCATACACTGAGGATTGCGCTAAATGTCCGTTCGCAAAGACCTGCGGGCTTGGAAGCGGGACTTTTTAACTCTCTTCCCTCTA from Palaeococcus pacificus DY20341 includes:
- a CDS encoding DUF302 domain-containing protein; amino-acid sequence: MHKYVKQVSLDFEEAERKFKDAIEKVGLKVVGEVMPSKKVKMKLNIDVPPYKILFICHPKYVYELMKMNKDIGALVPCHAFIYSDGEKACCIGVELPTKTLSFAGEEVVEYIKTAEEQLKQAVDMVAS
- a CDS encoding YHS domain-containing protein, producing the protein MPIDPVCGMEVSEETELKLEYNGKVYYFCSPHCKAQFESNPEKYVKGEGMKHEHGHKHGHKRHGCCCH
- a CDS encoding heavy-metal-associated domain-containing protein; translation: MAEVVLNVKNMSCQHCVMTIKRALEKIGAKAEVSLKEKKAVVEYDESKLTVEDLISAIAKFGYEAEVA
- a CDS encoding DUF302 domain-containing protein; its protein translation is MEFYYVKKFERDLDDLWEELKERVEGEGFLIVGERVPVSIVEREDGIIADYHVLFICDRDVIAELVKINPNIGALIPCTAFGYVREDGVYLGIGLPSVAWKVAGDEIVELMRPMEERLKEIINSL
- a CDS encoding CoA-binding protein, which produces MNVGDFKKIALVGASPNPAKYGNIILKDLKKKGFEVLPVNPNYDEIEGLKCYKSVKDLPKDVDVIVFVVPPKVGVKVAKEAIEAGFRKLWFQPGAESEEIRELVEKENIEYSFIKCIMVETSDKRMFLEV
- a CDS encoding peroxiredoxin, with the translated sequence MIRVGEKVPDFEADAYHEGEIKKIKLSDYLNEGKWVVLAFYPADFTFVCPTELEELAEYYEEFQKEGAEILSVSTDTAYVHKAWHDTSPAIKKIRYPMLADPAGKISRLFGTYIEEEGLSWRATFIIDPDGKVVHMEMHDLSIGRSAKEILRRLRASKYVREHPGQVCPASWEPGKETLKVSLDLVGKI
- a CDS encoding ferritin, which produces MLSEKMLEALNEQLNRELYSAYLYFSMAAYFEDINLEGFASWMKAQAEEELGHALRFYNYIYDRNGRVELKEIQKPPKEWKSPLDAFEAAYEHEQFISKCINELAALAEEEKDYSTRAFLEWFINEQVEEEASVKRIVDRLKFVKGSPEAIFMIDQELNQRQPQLPGLLLQGG
- the thiI gene encoding tRNA uracil 4-sulfurtransferase ThiI; this encodes MILVRYGEIAVKRGKRREFERKLMENILAALERKGIKAKAKLIRGRILVDAPDEAAKIIAKVPGVVSVSPAKEMSYDEVPDYLREALKGFAPKSFRVETQRLDKTFLKTSVEVNREIGAFVVGEFGWKVDLENPELVVGIEIINKRAYVFFEKIKGVGGLPIGTQGKVVVLLSGGIDSPVAAFLMMKRGAEVMAVHFDQGKNARKVVENTVKILNDYSPKDIELIMENHFEILKPYVVVLNRLKMREWTCVVCKIAMLRRAAEIAKENGALGIVTGDSLGQVASQTLSNLFIETMGVRFPIHRPLLGMDKEEIVKIAREIGTYQAFLEYPYCDCPFRPERVITQGKYEEFIKILEELEKENIV
- a CDS encoding ThiF family adenylyltransferase, encoding MEVFSRHFPIIGLEGQRKLSKAKVAVVGAGALGSWEVYFLKKLGVGEIIVIDRDFVDYNDLPRTIYEEGDVDKPKVDVLKEKFGVKGYFEDLNPSTVHLLDEADLIIDGTDNIYTRQVINDYCVKNNKPWIYVGVLSTYGNVMPIIPGKTACFRCFMPKLPSRPMPTCAVAGIMSYVPSLAASIAVALAAKILLGEEVKSEMIFFDTKTFDFEKIDIPRRDDCDACVRYNFVFLEKQMKIERMCDGSIQITPPEKMNISLDELAKRLDSLGKEYIKTSQFIQFEDDYAEILIFKSGRMIVRGAEDEKEAKNFFARYLGG